Genomic DNA from Vagococcus luciliae:
TTTTATACTTTCTTTTATTTCTTCTACTGAACGAGCTCTCCATTCTTCGTTAGTTGAAGCATTTACTGTTTTTGCGTTACCAGCTATTAAAACACTTGTTAAAACAGTTGAACTGAATAGTATTTTTTTCAAAGTTTTATTCATTTCATTTCTCCTTTTTGGTTTTTAGTTAGACATAAGACGTTAATATTTTAACATATTTAAAAAATGTGTGCAATTACACTTAGTAATTGACTTTAAATTGAAATAAAAAACGTCATCTAAATTTAGACTAATAAAAACACGCTGACACCTTTTTAATTGTACCCAATCAGGTTATAAGTATTAATCAGCACGGTTAAAAAGGGAGAAAGCCAAACTGTTTGGAATCACATCATCCTCAAATCGTTTAAGTATGTTACGTATATTTTTTAAAATAAAAAAGAGAAAGTCAGGGAAATATGAAATTAAATTTGTCTAGAAAATCTAAATTTTTTCGTTTAATAATACAATAAAATTGTTTATAATTAAGCATAAAAAAAATAACATTAAGTTATTTATGTTCTTTTACTATTAAATGCGTTAATGTAGATAAAAATATAATGGAATGAAGGTTATTATATGAAATCAGAATATTCTCAAATTATTTTTTTAACAATACTCTATAATCTAATTTGGTTATCTTCTTTAATATTTGCTACTGGTCATATAGTGGGATTAAATATCGATGACAATCAGCTTCTAGCTTATATTTTGGTATTTATCACATTTCTTACCTCGTTTATTTCTTTTAAGATTAAAGAGATAACAAAAAGAAGATTGATGGTTAAATAATTGGGCTGTTGATTAGCTTATACTTAATTTTATTTTTCTCAGGTATTGTTGGTACAAATGAAGCTATGTTTTACTTTGTAATACCTATTTTTGGAATGCCTGTATTCATTTTTATGTTTATACTTCATTATTTGACTTTCAATAAATAATTTCTTTATAAAGAGATTAATTCCTAATAATCCACCAAAAGGCATGAAAATAATGACATTGTTAATGATTTCTGATAAATCTGTTCTTTGGTTAACTATGGCTGATTCTTTAAAAGGAATCAAGTTAATACTTCGTGACTGATTATTAAATTGAACAATCAAGTCATCAAATGATAACGAAAACTTAAATAATAATATCCAAATTAAACTAACAATATATCCTATAAATAAAACTTTTTCCTTTTTACTATCTCTCATATTTCCACTCCTAATCATCTATCTAAACTTATTATAAAGGTTGTTAATAGAAAGTGAATCATTCCAAAGTCTTAATTAATGTTAACTGATAAACATGAAAAAAGACCTTCACGAAGAAGGCCTTAAAACTAATTATACAATAACTGTTAATGTTGCCGCTAATAAAATGAGGATAAGCCCAACAATTGTTATTTTCATCTCTTTTGATGTTTTCTTTTGTCCTAAGAACCAAATACCTGTTAAAGTCGCTAATACAACAGATGTTTGGGATAATATGAATCCTGTTGCTAATCCATTCATATTAGGCTGAGCTGATATTAAATATGTTAAAGCTGCAAAAGCAAAGAAAAATCCTGAAATAATTTGTTTATAAGATACTACCTGAGTCAATGCATTTTCTTTTTCTTTTATAGCTACCATAATACTATAAAGAATAGCGACAAGGACCATACCTATAGCTTGAGGTAAGAAAGCATTCATTCCTGTGATACTTGTTTCTTGTGGTGCTGCTGAGTATAACCAATAACCAATTTCACCAACTGCTAAAATAATCACAGCTTTCTTAATGTTATTAGAATTAGCACTGTCTTTTTTTTCAGACCACACTGTAAACCTTGCACCAATGATAATTAATACAAGAGCTAAAGCACCTATCAATTTATCCGTTATTGTTGGCCAGTTTCCTAAATGGACCACTCCCCATAAAGAAGCGACAATTAATTGAAATGCTGTTGTGATAGGCATAGCTCTTGATGAACCAACTAATTCAAATGACTTAAATGTTAAAATTTGTGCACTTGCCCAACCAATACCTGATACGATACCTAATGTCAAATCCATGCCAGTTGGCAGTGTTAAATCATTAGCAAAAAATAAAATGATGGCAAAAATTAATGTTCCAAGTGTTGACCCAACAATTTGATTAACTGGTTTGCCACCAATTTTTGAGGCAATAGTTGGGTATAATCCCCAACCTAGTAATGGTCCTAACCCTATTAGTAAAGCTGTCATATTTACAAAATCCTCCTGATAAAATTTCTAATTAAAATGTTACGCCACTTTCAAGTAAGATATTCGCATAAGGTGTCATTTCACCAGTTCGAATAAACGCATGTGTCTCGTTCAATTTTTGTTTCATGTTACTATGTGGGATAAATTCAATCGGCGTATCAGTAAAACGTTCTTCAATACGTTTTAAAATAGCTGGATTAGCCTCTTTTATCTCCTCTGCCAAATAAATCTTTTGAACTTCCAATTCTTCTAATACATTATCCAAAACGTCAAGAAAACTAGGGATGCCATTTGTAACGGCTAAATCAATCTTTTCTGTTCCAAATGGGACTGGCATACCAGCATCTCCAATACTTAATAAATCGAAATGACCCATTTTCGAAATAACTCTTGATATATCACTATTAATAACCGCTGACTTTTTCATTATTTTATCTCCTTTATTTCATTTTCAAAAGGTATTGATGGCTGTGCTCCATAGCGTTGCACGGTTAGGGATGATGCTTTATTTCCATAATCAATTGCTTCTTCGATATTAGAAAAATCTTTTTCTAATCGACTAGCAAATGCTCCTATAAAAGTATCCCCTGCTGCTGTTGTATCAACTGCTTTTACCTTATAAGCTGACACAAAACCTGATTGATCGCCAAAATTATAGTAGGCACCACGACTTCCTAACGTGATAATTACTAACTCAACACCTAGTTCTTGTAATTTTTTTGCAGCTAATTCAATTGATTGGTCATCATCTAAAGAGATTCCAGTAATTAATTCTGTTTCTGTTTCATTTGGAACAATGATATCTGTCAACTTAAGAAGTTCATCAGAAATATGTTTGACTGCTGGTGCTGGATTTAAAATCGTTTTAACTCCTGCTTCTTTTGCCAGTTGAAAAGCTCTGAGCGTCCCGCTGATAGCACTTTCAAACTGTGCAATTAAAAAATCGCTGCTCTCAATTACTTGTTTGTAATCTTCCACTAAATTTTCAGTAACATGATTATTTGCACCTGCATAAATCATAATACTATTTTCTCCAGATTCGTCAACCGTTATAAATGCTTGACCTGTTGATTCATTATCAATTGTTTTAATACCTGATACATTTATTTCCTCACCTTCAAGCAATTCAAACATGACTTTGCCTGCTGCATCATTACCAATAGCACCAATAAAACTAGTGTTAGCTCCAGATCGTTTACTGGCTACTCCTTGATTGGCTCCTTTACCACCACCTGCAGTAAAATGTTCAATCGCATGAATGGTTTCACCAGGTTTAGGCATTTCTTTAACTCTTAACGTTGTATCTAGATTAATACTTCCAATAACAGTAACATGATTCATTATACGTTCCTCCTATTTTTTCTTATTAAAACGTTTTAGTAAAACGTTTTAATTTTACCTTCGAAAAAAATATAGCACACTTTGAAACAGTTTTCAAGTGTGTGCTACCGATAATCTTTGAATTAATTGAACGGGTAAAACTATTTCAGTCTCATCCATTTCAGGATGCTCTATGCGTTGAATTAATGTGTTAGCTGTCTTTTGACCGAGTTCAAAAATAGGCTGTGATACAGTTGTCAATGGCGGATAAATGTATGAACTCATTTCTATATCATCGTAACCTACTACGCTGTAATCTTCTGGTATTTTTTTGCCACAATCACTTAACCCTGCATAGACACCAAAGGCTATTTCGTCATTTGCCGCAAAAATAGCCGTTGCCTCCGTGAGTAAAATATCTGATACTCGTTTTTTTCCACTTGATTTTGTTAAATCCGTCGCAAAATAAATAACATCGCCCAAAAAATTAGCTGAAAATCCTTCTAATCGTTTTAAAATATTTTGGCTAGATGATTCTGGAAATAGTACAGCAACAATATGGTGCTCCAAATTATTTAAAAGATTAGCTACCAATTTCCCACCTAAATAATCATCTGTCTTTATAGAGTCTTTTATCTGACTCGTTGATTGCCTATCTAGCTCAATAACTGGGATATTCTTTAAAGCTTCTTGTTTAACTAGTTCACCCATAGATACCCCAGAACTTGCGACAATTAGACCATCTACTCCTCGGTGATTTAACGCTTCCAATGCTTTAATGCCCTTCTCATCATCTGTATCAACATTACATAGAATACTCATAAAATCAGATTTAAATAACACCTCTTCTATTCCTTTTACTAAAGTAGCGAAAAAAGGATTGGTGATATCTGGTACAATAATTCCAATTGTCTGGCTTTTTTTCATCACCATTCGTCTAGCAAAGTAATCTGGAGCATACCCCAGATCATCTCTTGCTTTAAAAACTTTTTTCACCGTATCAGGATGAAATTGACGATACTTTCCATTTAAAATTTGAGACACTGTCGTGATGGATACTCCTGATTGTTTTGCTACATCTTTTATTGTAATCTTCTTTTTGGTCATGCTATTCTTCCTTTATCTTTAAGCTAATTAATCAATATAATTGTTATTATACCTTAAAATATGATACCCTTTATAGTATATAAATTTAAGGAGATTTTTTAATGGGATGTCATTGTAAAAAAAGTTTGCCATCAAAAATATTAATTGCTACTTCACTAATCATTATGACATTATTTAATGATACGTCATACAGTCAAATGGCTTTTAAAATCGGTGGTATGATCCAAATCATTGGTATCATATGGTTTCTTATTGTGTATATTTTAAATAGAACAACTACATGTAAAGTTAAACAGTAGATAGTAGCATTTACTCATTAGTAAATGCTTTTTTTGTCAAATTATTTTTTAGGATAACTCATGTTAATGTATTCTTCATACGTCATCCCGTATTTTACAATCTCCACTAAAGGTTCTTCTTTAAAATTAAAATAATAATCTTTGCCCCAAGGTTTCATTCCAATTTTTTTGCATAACTTTCCCTGAGCTAATATTATCCTTATGATTTGTAGCATAAACAACTTTTAACTTCAAATCTTCAAAGGCTAGTTGCATCATACTTTGAGCAACTTCAGGCATAATACCTTTTCCCCAATACTCTTTTGACAATGCATAGCCTAGTGTAGCTGAATCTTTATTTATCGTTAGCTAATCAATTGTTCCTATTAATTTTTTTGTTTGTTTTAATTCTATTCCCCATTTAGTTAGTCTCTCAGGAATAAAACTATTAGCAATGACTTCCCTTGTCTCTTCTTTTGACTTATGCGTTGTAAACCTTGTATATTTTGTCACGGATTCATCTGAACGATAATCATACATATCCTCTATATCTAATAGTGTAATTTTTCTTAATAGACATCTTTTAGTTTCCATTATAGTGTGTTCAATTAAAATTAAATTTTGTGATTTTTCCATATACTTCACTCCCATCACACTTTTAGCAAGATTGGTCAAATTTTTTCATTTACCTATGATACATTTTTACTAGAAAAGGAGGTCATATTAATGACTTACTCCCACTACATCAAACGAGCGATTTCCTATATTCAACAACACTTAAATAAAGACTTAACACTTACTATAATTTCTGACTACATTGGGTACTCAAGTTATCATTTTTATCGGTTATTTAAAAAAAGAAACAAGGCTATCTCTGTATGACTATATCCAACAACAACGTTTAATACAAGCTTCTATGCTCTTAAAATATACCAATCTACCTATCAATCATATTTTTCCTATAACAACTTTTTCACTTCATGAATAACTTGATTAGTTTTTCTCGTAGATTATTTCATGGATTATAATTTCCTTTAGCTACTTAATATAAATATATCATATTTTATAAATAGTAAGTATTTTTTACAGAGGCTGTATATACGGAGGTTCAGTTAAATAAAAATTGTGAGGTGATTTTGATCACCTCACAATTTTTATTTATAAGTAACTTATTAACTCATCTACATTTTTTTCTAATGTGCCCCAACTTGTTGCAAATCTAACAACCATACGATCATTATCATATTTTTCCCATATTGCAAAAGACACATGCTGTTTTAATTTGTCTACTTGATCATTTGTCATAATAATAAATTGTTGATTCGTAGGAGAATCAAAAAATAACTCGTAACCTCTGTCTAAAAAAGCCTGCTTTATTTTTAAAGACATAGCAACGGCATGTTGACTAATATCAAAATATAAATTATTTGTAAATAGCTCCAAAAACTGAACCCCTAATAATCGTCCTTTTGCAAGCAGTGCACCATGTTGTTTTACAGTAGAAATAAAGTGTTTTGGTTCATTATTTTTAGTAAACACAACTGCTTCGCCACATAACGCACCAATTTTTGTTCCACCGATATAAAACACATCCGAGAATCGAGCGATATCTTGAATTGTTACCTCTGATTTTTCACTAACCAAACCATATCCTAGTCGTGCCCCATCAATAAATAATGGCAACTGATTGTCATGGCAAACTCTTGATAAATCTTCTAACTCTTCATATGTATAAAGAGTCCCATATTCTGTTGGAAAAGAAATATAGACCATACCAGGTAAAACCATATGTTCTTTAGTCTCATCTGCATTAAAGACTTCTAGATACTCTTTAACAGAATGAGCAGATATCTTTCCATTTACTGATGGTAACGTCAATACCTTATGACCACTATATTCAATGGCACCAGCTTCTCTTACATTAATATGACCAGTCTCAGGTGCTAAAACACCTTCAAACTTATTCAACAATGCATCAATCACTATTTGATTTGTTTGTGTTCCACCTACTAAAAAACGAACGGAGGCATCTTGACACTCTATCACTTCTTTTATATTTTCGATTGCTTGTTTTGTGAAGGAATCAGAGCCATAACCATGTTCCTGTTCCATATTTGTTTCTATTAAACGTTGTAATACTTTTTCATGAGCTCCCTCAAGATAATCATTCGCAAATGATATCATCCAAATACCTCCAGTCGTTTTTTATCAAACTTTTTTATTTTTATATTTAATAATATACGGTTTTTTTATCTATTTTTTATCAAAATAATTATTTTCTTATTTTTTTATTTTAAAAAAACAAACATAAAAAAATTCTGATAAATATTAATAGTATATTAAGTTATTTAACACATTAAGTCAAATAATTTTCTAAAACAATACTAAAAAAAGGATGATAAATATTAGATATAGATACATTATACTATCTTTTTTTATAAAAAATTGTTTTTTGTTGATTTTAAACAACTTTTTTGTATTTACAACGCCAACAATATGTGGTAAACAAATATATAGTTCATTATATGTTTATTATTATGTTATATAATATAATGACATAAAAAAGGAGAATTGAAAATGATTAACACACGACGTTCAACAAAACAAATAGCCTACTTAGCAACAGCAATTGCTACAAATACGGTATTAGGTTCTATTATCACTTTTTCTGGGGTTCCTTTTTTATTTCTAGATTCCATTGGAACAATTTTTATTTCATCACATTTCAAATTAAAATACGGTCTACTCACAGCTATTGGCACTCATTGTTTATTATCTGTCATCCATGGACCACTTGCCTTACCTTTTATGTTAGTTAGCTTATCCATTGCAATCGTTTCACACTTTTTCAAATCATTTATTCATTCTTATAAAAAAGCTATCCTAGCCGGAATTACCATCGCTATTGTGGGTGCTTTTTTTAGCACGCCTATTCGAATTCTTTTGTATGGTGGATTTAAAGGAATGCAAAAATCTGTTAGTGATTTATTTTTTATCATGTTTAATCACTCAGGTTTTACTTATTTTTCATCTGTGTACTTTAGTACTTTTATTGATTTAGTTGGTGATAAAGTCATTTCATGTTTACTCATTACATATTTAGTCAACCTAGCTCCGTTAAAAAAATATATAAGAAAAATTAACTGGTGAGGTGAAGAGTTATATGTCTAGTCAGGAAAGAATCTTAATAATTTTTATTCGACTCCTACAAGGAAATAGGCTATCTAAAGCTGATTTAATGGCAGAATTTCAAAAAAATGGTAGCACTATTCAACGAGATATGGCAATCATAGATGAGCTGTTACATAAAATAAATGCCAGTTTACCAGCATCGAAATTTTCACCTTTTAGACAAATTGGAGAATTAGATCGCAAAAAACGTGGCTTCTATCAACTAACTGCTTTTAAAGAGAACTCTTATATGACTGATCAAGAACTGTTTATGATTTTTAAAGTATTATTTGCTAGCCGGGGTTTTCACGAAAATGACTTAAAAACGATCTACTATAAATTATTTGATAACGTTGAAAATAAGCACACCATGGATAAATTATTGGCTAATGAACGATTTTATTATGAAGGCGTTCCAGAATCAACTATTTATCCATCCCTAACCTTATTATTAAAAGCCATGTTAAATCAACAAAAAGTCGAATTTTCTTATACTAAAAATGGTGAAACAAAAATTTTCACACGAGTGCCTCTAGATATTTACTTTTCTGATCTTTATTTTTTCATGGTTTCTGCTAAACATACCGCCAAAGATGATACTGATTTTGAAGCATTAAATAAATTTCGTATTAATAATATGAAACAAATAAAAATTTTAAATGAACATCAACCAGTTGAATACACCAATCGATTTCAAGGAGGTATTTTAAGAAATCAAACAGCTCTTCCTTTTTTTGGTGATCCTATTACGTTAATTATCGACTTTTATTACGAACCTGCTTATGTTCTAGATAGATTCCCTCATTCTGTCATAAAACAAGTCAATAAAGATGGGAGTCTCCGCATTGAAATCCCTGCTAATAATGGCTATGGTGTAAAAATGTGGTTATTAGAACAAGGTGCTCATGTTAAAGTAATTTCACCAAAATATATACAAAAATATTTAATTGATAATATGAAACAGACACTATCTTATTATGATATTACAACCACTAAATAAAAGACAAATCTATCATTATCATAGATTTGTCTTTTTTATTTATTGTTTTAATTTATTCCAAACTGTTAACGTATCGCTCATTCCTTTGACATTATGGACTCTAACCACTTCTACTCCTTTTTCTAGAGAAAAAAGTGAAGCAGTAACTGATCCAAAATCTCGTTCTTTGGGTTTATCTTCATTGATTAAATGAGCTATCGTTCTTTTTCTTGACACACCATAAAGTAATGGATACTCTTTATAACGACATTTTTCTGGAAAAGATAAAATCAATTCATTATCTTCCATTGACTTATGAAACCCAATCCCTGGGTCAAAACAAATGTTTTCTTTAGAAATATTATGTACTTGACACAAATTAATTTTTTCTTGATAAAATTGTGCTAAATCTTCAAAAATGGATAATCCTTCTTGTCTAGGGCGTGAATGCATAATAATAACAGGTACCTGATATTTAGCTACTATTTCTACCATTCCTGGTTCATCCATTCCTTTAACATCATTAACTATGTCTGCACCTGCTTCTAAGGCTGCTTTTGCTACTTCTGGGAAATAGGTGTCAATTGAGATTAGAACGTTGCTAAACGTGCGAATAGCCTGAATAACAGGTACTACACGTTCCATCTCTTCCGTAAAACTTATCTCAATATAGCCCGGACGAGTTGATTGTCCTCCAATATCAATAATATCAACACCATTTTCAATCATCTCTTTTGCATGTTCCACGGCTATTTCAACATCTGTATAGTCACCACCATCAGAAAATGAGTCTGGTGTCACATTTAGTATCCCCATAATTGGTTTATCTTTAAACATGTTCACGCCTCCATATTAATTCATTAAATGCCTGGTTTCTTGGGCTAAGTTCATTACGTTTCTTATCGCTGAGTAGTGAGAGAGTCTGAGTGTACCCAGTTGGAATTAAAATCGAATCAAACCCATATCCGCCACCTTCATAAATAGTGTCTGATACAATCCCGGATAATGTTTTTTCAACAATCACTGGTTTATATTCAAGGTTATATAAAACTAAACTAGCGTGCAATTTAAATCGTCTGTCACTTTCGTGTTCTAATAAATTCAATAATTGCTCGTTCATTTGCCTGTCTGTTAATCCCTTTTCAAAAAAACGTGATGTCTGAATCCCCAACTTATCAGGAAAAGCACACAATTCTAATCCCCCATCATCTCCCATGACAGGTTTTTGAATGATCGTCGCAATCTCCTTAGCCTTAATCAACGCATTTTCTACATAGGTTTTACCATTTTCCACGACATCAATTGGTTCACTATATGCCGTATAGGATTCTATCGTTTCACTTGGAAATGCCTGTTGTAATTCGCGTATTTTATTTTTATTATTACTAGCTATAATTAACTGCATGACTAGTCTAACGCTCGTAAAAAGTCGTTTTTAACATCCTTATCTTCTTTAAACACACCTTGATAATGAAATGTTTTCGTCACACTACCGCGAGCTTTTACGCCACGCATAGCCATACACATATGCTCTGCTTCAATCGATACGGCAACGCCTTTTATTTTAACTTTTTCATTGATTAAGTTGGCAATTTGAATCGTTAAATCTTCTTGAACATTTGGTCGTTTCGCACAAAATTCAACCATTCGAGCCACCTTACTTAGCCCCAATACTTTATTATCGCTTGGAATATAGGCAACATGCGCTTTTCCAAAGAATGGCAATAAGTGATGCTCACACATTGAATAAAACTCAATATCTTTAACCAAAACCATGTCATTTTCATTTAAACTTGGAAAGACTTTATAGTTTGTAAATTCTTTTTCTTGAACTGAAGAAAACACTTCGGCATACATTTTTGCGACACGTTTTGGTGTTTCTTTTAACCCATCACGATTAACGTCTTCTCCAATCGCTGTCAAAATCGTTTTCACAGCTTCTTCAATCAGCCATTGTTTGTCTTGTTCCATCCTAAT
This window encodes:
- a CDS encoding VanZ family protein, with the protein product MRDSKKEKVLFIGYIVSLIWILLFKFSLSFDDLIVQFNNQSRSINLIPFKESAIVNQRTDLSEIINNVIIFMPFGGLLGINLFIKKLFIESQIMKYKHKNEYRHSKNRYYKVKHSFICTNNT
- the rbsU gene encoding ribose/proton symporter RbsU; translated protein: MTALLIGLGPLLGWGLYPTIASKIGGKPVNQIVGSTLGTLIFAIILFFANDLTLPTGMDLTLGIVSGIGWASAQILTFKSFELVGSSRAMPITTAFQLIVASLWGVVHLGNWPTITDKLIGALALVLIIIGARFTVWSEKKDSANSNNIKKAVIILAVGEIGYWLYSAAPQETSITGMNAFLPQAIGMVLVAILYSIMVAIKEKENALTQVVSYKQIISGFFFAFAALTYLISAQPNMNGLATGFILSQTSVVLATLTGIWFLGQKKTSKEMKITIVGLILILLAATLTVIV
- the rbsD gene encoding D-ribose pyranase translates to MKKSAVINSDISRVISKMGHFDLLSIGDAGMPVPFGTEKIDLAVTNGIPSFLDVLDNVLEELEVQKIYLAEEIKEANPAILKRIEERFTDTPIEFIPHSNMKQKLNETHAFIRTGEMTPYANILLESGVTF
- the rbsK gene encoding ribokinase; the protein is MNHVTVIGSINLDTTLRVKEMPKPGETIHAIEHFTAGGGKGANQGVASKRSGANTSFIGAIGNDAAGKVMFELLEGEEINVSGIKTIDNESTGQAFITVDESGENSIMIYAGANNHVTENLVEDYKQVIESSDFLIAQFESAISGTLRAFQLAKEAGVKTILNPAPAVKHISDELLKLTDIIVPNETETELITGISLDDDQSIELAAKKLQELGVELVIITLGSRGAYYNFGDQSGFVSAYKVKAVDTTAAGDTFIGAFASRLEKDFSNIEEAIDYGNKASSLTVQRYGAQPSIPFENEIKEIK
- the rbsR gene encoding ribose utilization transcriptional repressor RbsR; amino-acid sequence: MTKKKITIKDVAKQSGVSITTVSQILNGKYRQFHPDTVKKVFKARDDLGYAPDYFARRMVMKKSQTIGIIVPDITNPFFATLVKGIEEVLFKSDFMSILCNVDTDDEKGIKALEALNHRGVDGLIVASSGVSMGELVKQEALKNIPVIELDRQSTSQIKDSIKTDDYLGGKLVANLLNNLEHHIVAVLFPESSSQNILKRLEGFSANFLGDVIYFATDLTKSSGKKRVSDILLTEATAIFAANDEIAFGVYAGLSDCGKKIPEDYSVVGYDDIEMSSYIYPPLTTVSQPIFELGQKTANTLIQRIEHPEMDETEIVLPVQLIQRLSVAHT
- a CDS encoding AraC family transcriptional regulator; its protein translation is MTYSHYIKRAISYIQQHLNKDLTLTIISDYIGYSSYHFYRLFKKRNKAISV
- a CDS encoding threonine aldolase family protein, which codes for MISFANDYLEGAHEKVLQRLIETNMEQEHGYGSDSFTKQAIENIKEVIECQDASVRFLVGGTQTNQIVIDALLNKFEGVLAPETGHINVREAGAIEYSGHKVLTLPSVNGKISAHSVKEYLEVFNADETKEHMVLPGMVYISFPTEYGTLYTYEELEDLSRVCHDNQLPLFIDGARLGYGLVSEKSEVTIQDIARFSDVFYIGGTKIGALCGEAVVFTKNNEPKHFISTVKQHGALLAKGRLLGVQFLELFTNNLYFDISQHAVAMSLKIKQAFLDRGYELFFDSPTNQQFIIMTNDQVDKLKQHVSFAIWEKYDNDRMVVRFATSWGTLEKNVDELISYL
- a CDS encoding helix-turn-helix transcriptional regulator, encoding MSSQERILIIFIRLLQGNRLSKADLMAEFQKNGSTIQRDMAIIDELLHKINASLPASKFSPFRQIGELDRKKRGFYQLTAFKENSYMTDQELFMIFKVLFASRGFHENDLKTIYYKLFDNVENKHTMDKLLANERFYYEGVPESTIYPSLTLLLKAMLNQQKVEFSYTKNGETKIFTRVPLDIYFSDLYFFMVSAKHTAKDDTDFEALNKFRINNMKQIKILNEHQPVEYTNRFQGGILRNQTALPFFGDPITLIIDFYYEPAYVLDRFPHSVIKQVNKDGSLRIEIPANNGYGVKMWLLEQGAHVKVISPKYIQKYLIDNMKQTLSYYDITTTK
- the folP gene encoding dihydropteroate synthase, which produces MFKDKPIMGILNVTPDSFSDGGDYTDVEIAVEHAKEMIENGVDIIDIGGQSTRPGYIEISFTEEMERVVPVIQAIRTFSNVLISIDTYFPEVAKAALEAGADIVNDVKGMDEPGMVEIVAKYQVPVIIMHSRPRQEGLSIFEDLAQFYQEKINLCQVHNISKENICFDPGIGFHKSMEDNELILSFPEKCRYKEYPLLYGVSRKRTIAHLINEDKPKERDFGSVTASLFSLEKGVEVVRVHNVKGMSDTLTVWNKLKQ
- a CDS encoding non-canonical purine NTP pyrophosphatase; the protein is MQLIIASNNKNKIRELQQAFPSETIESYTAYSEPIDVVENGKTYVENALIKAKEIATIIQKPVMGDDGGLELCAFPDKLGIQTSRFFEKGLTDRQMNEQLLNLLEHESDRRFKLHASLVLYNLEYKPVIVEKTLSGIVSDTIYEGGGYGFDSILIPTGYTQTLSLLSDKKRNELSPRNQAFNELIWRREHV
- the folE gene encoding GTP cyclohydrolase I FolE, which codes for MEQDKQWLIEEAVKTILTAIGEDVNRDGLKETPKRVAKMYAEVFSSVQEKEFTNYKVFPSLNENDMVLVKDIEFYSMCEHHLLPFFGKAHVAYIPSDNKVLGLSKVARMVEFCAKRPNVQEDLTIQIANLINEKVKIKGVAVSIEAEHMCMAMRGVKARGSVTKTFHYQGVFKEDKDVKNDFLRALD